DNA from Elaeis guineensis isolate ETL-2024a chromosome 2, EG11, whole genome shotgun sequence:
GTGAACAAATCACTCAAATTAGATGGGGCCTCTCTCATTTTTTACGACTTGTAGTTAGAGGTTAaattgatattattgttgagaaaTTTCAGGATTTAGTTACATTGCTGTTAAGGAAAAAAGCATAACACAATGTGAACAAAGTTTGTCAGTTATACATGATGTAGGAGTTTGAGTCTAGGTACTAGTGGGTTATTGGTGAAAAAACTGCCTGTGGCAACTAGAGTTTATTTGTTAAATCTCTCGAATGTTCCTTTAGTTCTAGTAAGGTGGGATAATATGacttaaaatttcaaatcttCAAAATGTGTCTAAAGTAGGTTATATAGGTTTGGAATCATAATTTGTAGCGCCTATGAGCAGATCTCTAGCAATACTCTTATGTCAGACAAAAATGATTCAAGAAAGTAAGCAATATCAGATATTGTTGAATTATTTATGGTTCAAAACAGTCAAGGTaaattttacaatattttttacaGGCTAAGAACAGATAAAAGACGAAAGAATTGTGAGATTTATGATGAGAGCAGATTTGGTTGGATGGAACATTCACCAAAAATCAGAGATGGGGGACTTCCTTGAGGAAGATAATAGATTTTATTAGACAAGCACTTGTTAGGGGTCGCAAAGTAGGCTTCTATGTTTTGCTGATGTTTAAGATCCTGGCTTTAGAATTGATTAGTATGAAAGTATTCGAGGTGTTTTTCATGAAAAGATGGTTAAAGCTCACAATTTGGAAGAGCTATATACAAGGACTAAGGACTTGATCCATCTTGCCATACCATATTGGACCGAAGAGAGATGGGATCCTGGGACACATCCGAGACCTCGAATCTCTCGAATCTTTCCAAACCAGGTCATTGGGACTATTACATCCGAACACTTGGGATGGTCCGGCATCTTGGAACAccaatttttattttacttttatatattttttcctcTTTGTTCTTGTTTCTAATGGTTGTTCTGATTTGTGTTAATTCATACTGGTACCTGTACCAGCCTAGCCCTAGACCAGAACAGGCCCTGGTACTAGGATTTAAGACTGTACATCTTTGTCTTGCTGAACAGAGTAGGTCTATTACGAATGAGTGTATTCAAAATCTTGTATCAAGGATCTTAAGATGTACCTGTTCTTTAAAATATGGCTGTGGAGGCTTCAAAGAGGATTGTGGAGGCAAGTAAAAAGGGGTTAGTTTAATGGAATTGGTTGTGCGTGTAGTTTCTGGGTTACTGCCACCCCTTCATTGTCTGTGGTGGATGTCTTGATAAATGTTTAGGTGATAAATGTCCGGATTAGTAAAAATGATGTCTCAAGGTATTTCCTTTGTCAAGTTTTTAGCCTTAAACCTAATCTTGGAGTGCTGCATTATGAAGATGGCATGGAGTCATCAGTTCTTGCTATCTCGAGGAGTTCCACTCCATTGGTATATCTTCTATTAGGAgataaaaggaaagaagaaaaggaacaaTAAGAGATTCAGTACAATCTTTGTTTATGGCTTAGAATACTCTCATAATTGGCAATAATGAATCTTATTTTCATCACCTTATTATCTTCATGTTTTATGTATGTAAAGAGATTTATTAGTCTAACTTCTTTTATTCACTTTTTTTTGTATGATTAACTATATATGAATGGACAGTGTTACTATGTAACTCCTTTGCATCCGTTTAGGCATTAGGTTATACCTATCCAACTCTTACGCCTGCCCTATTTCTGAAGCATGGGTTTCTTTTTCCATTTGTCATTTGTTGATTAAGTTGATGAATTTTATAGTCAAAAACAAAGTTTTGAATCCCATGGGATGGGGTTGTCCTGATTTTTTCATAGAACGGGATGCGCCGTGATCTCATCCTGTTCCGACACTAGGGACAAGGGATGTCTTACGACGTCCTGATTGGAATGCTAGGACGTTAGCTGGACAGCCCTATCACGACATATAGGATGGTATCTTGTGTCGATGTCCCACGGAACATTCTACTGGAACTTGAATCCttgatcaaggttttaaatcccatgggatgggGGCATCCCGATTTTCGCCTGGAATAGGACACCCTGCGTCCTGCTCCATCTTGGTGGCCGTCTCAGTTGGGTGTCCCGGTACATGCTTGGAACGtccttatatatatattatatttttttgaatttatcttgAAGTTTTATTGGTCTATTTATTGTTTAAATATGTTTGAACTTTTAAGATAAGGCACGGATGAATATGATTTGTCCGATTTAAAGGAATATATAGGATTGAAATCCTGGCCTAAATAGCATCTGACTATGTGTGAATAGATGAGGAGCAAGCGGAGTCATGGGCGTCGATCGGAGCAGCTGCGTGGGGTCTGTGGGCGCGATGCTCGGGCCGAGAGATCACGGACTCGGAACGTTTTGAGAGTTGTCCTATAGATGCGATCGAATGGACGAGATCGAATGGATCGCGTCACACAACCCATGGGGGAAATCCGTATCATGATTGCATGCACTAGGTGCAATTGGATTGCGTCAGATCCCagggtggataacacgccatgctaccccttgtatttcaccaattctcaATTGCACGCTTTCCACCGTGCATATGGTTCAGGATTTGCCCTAGTTCACTTGGACTtggtgcatgcaccaggtgcaattggaccgcgTCAAATCCCACAATGGATAACACGCCATGCTACCCCTTGTATTTCCCCAATTTATGATTGCACTATCCATTGTGCATATGCTTTGGGATTTGCCCTGGTTCACTTGGACCAGGTGCCTGCACTAGGTGCAATTGGACCGcatcaaatcccacggtggataacatgccaggctaccccttgtatttcaccaattcccgattgcATGCTATCCATCTTGCATATGCTCCGGGATTTGCCCTGGTTCACTTGGAcatggtgcatgcaataatttctcattCGAAGGCCCTGAACCCTGTTTTCTTCCCCTGCGATCCTCTCTCCTCGCTCCTCCCTCTCGAGTCCCAATTGGCTCTAGTGCTCCAATGGCCTTCCTCCTTTCTCCTCCCTTCTCCTTCCCGAGCTATCCTTCCACCAGCATACTCTGTTCTCGGAAAACTGAAATCGAAGGGCAAATGCCGTGCTCCCTCTGGTGCCGATGCTGATGCCGACGCACGGAAAAGGTCAATACTCCCTTTTCTCTCATTCTTCTCCCCCCTCCCGGCGACGAATGGGCCATTCGAGCTTTGAATCATCATTAGCATTCCAAAAGAAAAAGTTAGGGCACGATCGGGATGGTCATACCGGTGCTTTATCTGATCGGGATGAAGATGGGATGGTTGGGACGAAGGCCGGCAATATGTTTCGGGGTGCCGCACCCATGCCGGAATCCCAAAGGAATAGGATGGGATGGCCGGGACGGCCCCCATCCGGGACTTCAATCATTGCTTATAATGTCTCCTAACTCATGATTCTTGCCCAAGTGGTAGAATCTATGTCActgctttctttcttttgatttatTAAAGAACATTTTTGATTTCTGGAATAGTGttaattttaagaaaatttagagaattGATGGCTACAGTACAAGGCCTGGGACTGGATAACCAATGTAATCAGACTGACTAATAATAAGTGACAGATGCAAATGTTGCCTTGAAAAAACTTTAGATCTTACAATACTTTAATTCTGCCTACACAGCATAAATTTTTACCTTTTGGTTTGCTAGTATTGGTGGACTAATATATTCATTTTAGTGGATGTCGTTGACATGTAGTATTTACAACTAACACGTCACAGTTCTCTTCTGACTGCTAGAAATGCATTTGGCTTCTTTTGTCATGCTGACAATGTATATTTCATGCTTTCCTGCAGCAATGTGAAGAAAGAGAGCTGCTTTTATCCCATTCCCCAAGCAGCAGAGTGCATACTACGGATGGTAGAAAGAGCTAATGCCCCTGTGATTTATCTTTCTACTGATGCTGCTGATAGTGAAACAAATCTTCTACAGTCTATGGTTCTGGTTAATGACAAGCCAGTTCCGCTGGTCAAGAGACCAGATCATAATAGTGCTGAGAAATGGGATGCCCTGTTATATCGAAATCATATGGGCGGAGATGGTCAGGTGAGATATTCCCCTTAAGAAAACACCGATTTATATAAAAACAGAAGCCCACTAGGTTTCTGCATTCTATTCTGCCCCTTGTCAGGAGACACTGTCAACGCAGGGGCATTCACTGAGCTGGTTTTAATTGCATGCAGGTTGAGGCCATGCTGGATAAAACAATCTGCGCATTGTCAAATGTTTTCATAGGGGCGTCCGGTTCAACTTTCACTGAAGATATTATTCGGCTCCGGAGAGGCTGGGAATCTGCTTCCCAGTGTGATGAGTACCTTTGCCAGGGAGAGCTGCCTAATTACGTAGCCGAGCTGCAATGATGGAAGAGCCATTTGGTTGTTGTGCCCTCCGTCACACCATCACAAATATATTCTTAGTTCGTAGTGGTTACGTGTATATTGATGCGTCAATTGAGTTTACGATAGTATTTTGTTCCCAATGACCTTGATTCATTCTGCAGACTGCCCATTTGGTTGTTGTGTTCATTAGTGTAATAGCAATTCATGACCAGCTTCTGTCAAAAGCTTCATCATTTTGGTGCAGCGGGCAACAAGTGTATCAGATCCTAGGGGGTGGAATATGTCTCTATTAGAGATGATTTGAGCTTTAATAACCTAGATCATCTCTTTCCTTAGTACTGTGAACAAAATATTACTATGAAGCCTGTATCAACTTAAATTCACAACTTCAATTTACGGCCTTTGTTAGCAACTTTTGAGGGCAAAATTGCATTTTTCCCAGTATTATTCTCTCATCTGCCAACTTGGATTGCATGGTGTATCCGCTCAAAAGATGCTTTACGATTCATCTCGGTACGTTAAAGTTTTGActacataatatattatttacaaactctttttttaaggaaaaaataTATTATACAAACTCAACTATGAATTAATAAGCAATAAACGGAAACATTTCATGTGACATGCTGAATGTAGAGGCTTTTCTGAAAGCTACTTCTGATGATTccaattgaaaatttgaaatgccGCATAACAGCGCCATTATTGTACGTCCGATGATTTCCATTGGAACGCAAAATGGACGGCCCAGAAGTCAAGTGCGGTTGTGGAGCGGTGCCTCCACTTCCAAGCTCCCGACAGCGGGGAGGGAATGGGATAAGGCGCACTACGGACGCACGCAAGAGGCCACCGGCATTGGCGACCCAACTCCCTCTCAAGCAATTCCGTGCCACACTCTCCCACATCCGTGCCCTTTCAATTAATTAATTTGTTGAATTCTTTTAACAATAATAGTGTAATAATACGATACTTAATAGTTGGAGACATGGTAGTGGAGGGTGGGTTCGCGGTAATTCTTCGTGTTCCCCGTCTCTTTTCTATTTTCAAGTAGGAGGTAAACCGGGTGCCGTGGCAAAACGCACGCCGTGAGCATCTCCCACGCCGAGATGCTCCCTTCTTCGCCTTATTGTCCTCTctgtcttcttcctcttttttagtAGAAGCTAAGCTTAGGGCTTCGCTTCTCTTTCTACACTTGGCCATGGCATCGGCTTCTTGTCCTTCTACTGGCATTCCTGCGACCTACTTTGGCGCTACTAAGCGTGAGCTCCTCCGATGCTCCTCGAAGCGCTGGCGGAAGCAGGCGGTGAGATGGAATCTGCCTCTGCTGCGGCCGATGACGGTCCGTGCGTCTCTCGACGCCAAGGTGTCTGATATGGGTGTCAAGGGTGAGCTTTTGAGCTTTATGACTATTTCTCCGTGGGGTTTTGAGGATCTCAAGATTCGGATTATGTGTAAGATTTTGAAGTTTGACTGGAGATTCGGTTAGATTTTTGCTGCTATGGAGCGGTCGGCCAAGTTAGGACGCCTTGAGTTCCTTAATTGTCTTTCGTTTCTGAATTTGATAACATGCAGCTGAGCTATTGAGGGCTTCTAAGTGGTTTTTGGTCACGGTCGATGTTCTTATACTTATCGTGTTTGTTGCATCACAATTGCCACTCTTGGGATCCACAGATTGGTATTGCAGTCCAAAAAGTTAATCATCTTTTGGCTTTTCTTGAATCATCACTTCACAAAGTTAATCATCGTTTGTCTTTTCTTGAATTGAGCTTAAGATCTCTCTCGCTCTTCCTccgtctctctctatctctctctcaaaGACACACACAGAGACCATTTTAATTTTCATTATTGTATGCCAAATCCATCTAGTGGATGGCTGTGAACTGCACATTTGATTCCTTCCAATTCAGTATATTTGTGATGCCGGGAGAAACATCAAAGATGCGTAAGGTAGCATCATCTTTCAATTCCCAGTATATTAGTACTTTACAACAATTGTCTGGCAGGGTCTTATGATTGTTATTGGTCCTCGATTTACTTAATAATCTTAATTCTTATGGACACACAACCAAGCAAATTTTGATGTTTGAGAGCATGATCAAATATGacataaatatatgaagcttccaATTGCAGAAGAGAGTGCACCTTGATAACATTGGCCCTCAAACAATTGATAGAACAGTTTTCTTCTCCAGTTTGCtggttggagagagagagagagagagagagagagagatcatgttTGATGCTGAATCAGTTTATAACTTGTTGTTAAGAACGGTGCCAATAGGGTAATCAAATCTGACTTTGATTTGAATCTTGTGCATATGACTGCCAAGTTTCTTCTTTCACTGTGAAATTGTGACTGTAGGAAGTTTCGTTATGACTTTAGTGTCAGTGACCCTTTCCAGCAAATGCAATTTCGTAAGCAGACTTTATCGGAGTTGAAAACAAGAGAGGAAGACGATGGGATTGATTGATTTTGAGGACCAAAGATCGGAGGTGGAGACAAGGAAATCCCAGATTGGTTTAAAGGATTAGTTCCTGCtgattggagatgtttaatattGTTATTTGAATGGGATTGTCAGTACTGCTATGACAAGGCATGTAAAAATTGGAAATggttagcacataaaataatttttatcgtttAGAGTGCCAGACAAAAAAAGGTCTTTTGATTGAAGTGCCATAATTCTGAAGGAGTTGGTtatatataacactatttttgTCTTGTAGAGGTAGAATCATAGTTGTGAGGTGATAAGAGAGAGTTTTtggattttacttcttccttTAATGTTCACTAGGATTTAACACAAGCAATGCTTGACTAAGAGGGAAAGGAGATGCTGAGGATAGTCACTTGGTAGCTGTAGATGTCCTAATCCATTTAGGATTCTGTTCCATACAAGTATTTTGTTTGACTAATTTCTGTTTTATATTCCATTTATTGCTAATTTGGGACACCCTCGCCCCTCTGAAATTGCAGTTTATGTTCTCATTTAGAGTGAAAGGCAAACCAGGGTCTTTTGATTGAAGTGCTATGATGGTGAAGGTGTTGTTATACATAATGCTACCTTTGGTCTGTACAGGTGGAATCATAGTTGTGAGGTGATAAGAGAGGGTTTtggattttacttcttccttTAATGTTCACTAGGATTCAACACATAAAATGCATGTGACTTAGCAAGAGGGAAAGGAGATGCTGCGTGTAGTCTCTTGGTGGTTGTTGATGTCCTAATCCATTTAGGGTTATGGTTCATATAGGTATTTGTTtgattaatttttcttttttataatcCATTTATTGCTAATTCTAGGGCATCCTCTCCCCTCTGAAGTTGCAGTTTATGTTCTCTATTTAGGTCCATCCAAATAGTAGACCCTTATCCATCACACCTGTAATTTGGTGGCTATCCATGTTCTATCATTAACACAGTCATTTGCTGATAATGGAATCATAAGTTCTTCTTTTAAATGTAAACAATATAGCTTAATTCATACATTCAATAGTTTCTGCTACTGGCTTAAATGGTCGGTCCAGTAttagctttaaaaaaaaaaatataggaccACAAAGCCAAGTCTTGCTGTATTCGGACAATGACTCTGTCCTATTAGTTAAGATAATCTTACACTTTCTTTTCTTCTGTAAATTGATTTTTCTAGCTTTCTTTCTTGCATTTTGCATGGACTGTGCATTAATATTGCCTTGTTGAatatattgttattatttttaatttatttattttttaaaattatgacagCTCCAAAAGGGTTGTTTCCACCGGAACCTGAGCACTACAGGGGGCCAAAGCTTAAAATAGCTATTATTGGAGCTGGGCTTGCTGGCATGTCAACGGCAGTTGAGCTTTTGGATCAGGGGCATGAGGTTGGTACAGATTATCTCTGAAAGACATTTCTTGAGTATCTTGCTTCTGTCATGTAGAGTTTTCAATAGAAAATATTGGTTAGGTTCCCTATTATCACAATTGCtacctattttcttctattacttGGTCGTGTCCTGTGTTTTATGACTGGAATCCTGGCAGCATTGATGGCAttaattctttttcttttacaTCTGACAtgattctgatttttttttcatatgataTATAGATCCCTTCTACAGGACAGCCTTGAATGTGATAATGTGGAACTATTCATGAAGATTCTTTTTCTCCATTTGCAGGTTGAGATATATGAATCCCGAACTTTCATTGGTGGCAAAGTGGGTTCTTTTGTGGACAAACGTGGAAACCATATTGAGATGGGGCTTCATGTTTTCTTTGGTTGCTATAGCAATCTTTTTCGACTTATGAAAAAGGTAAATAATGTCCATACATAATAATCATCAGTAGAAAGGAATATTCCTGCATAATATCTTGACCATTGGATCCATATTCAAGGCAGTGAATTTGTTGACTGTACACTCTAGCTGTGCTCACTTGGGAGCAAGCTGGATCCAAGTTGGGAAATCTGGGAGAAGAGGGATTCTTTCTTCATGTGAGCCTTAAGTAGCCTTAAATTAGAATCTATATGatagtaaatcataaatttaatgtaGTATGTCACAAGGTGTGCCGTCTAAGTACCGGATCCCATACCCTGCCATCCTATTATAGTATCGGTACGCAGGTCGGTATGGTACAAGATAATATACTGAGTGTCAATATTTTATGAGATCAGTATGGTACAGTATGCCCCACATTGGATGGTATTGGGCAATACAACAAACCATGGTCTGTCATGTGAACATGAATTGATGCCTATTCCATAATCTGGTTTGATGTGTTATATTTCTCCTGTCAAATCATCTATGGTAGCATTCGAGGAAATCTGAACCGCTCATTTTTTATGTACTGACTGCTTAACTTCTAATTCAACTAGTGATTTTCCTCATTGTTGCATGAATGGTGATTTTTTGTTACCTGTTCCTTCTGCCAAAGTTCATACTTAAAAGCTCAGTGTCTAGATTGTTAATCTTGCTATTAGTGACTCATTATAATATCTATGTTAAGATATTACTCACTGGTTAAAAATTTATGTGCTGTTACTTACTTTTTACTGCTTTACATTTATCAGGTTGGTGCTGATGAAAATTTATTGGTGAAGGACCACACTCACATGTTTGTAAATAAAGGGGGTGAAATTGGTGGTATGTTATATGACTTTTGGTAACCATCTGTTTATCATAGGATGGAGCAATTTCACAATTGGTAAAGACTTCAAGTTTCATATTGAGGTCAAAGGTTCAACCGTAGGGTTATTAAAAACAATATGAAAATGGTGAAACCAAATTTGGGTCTCTTTATGGAATTTCAGTAGCACACCCCTCCCTCAACCTGCACTTTTCAGTTATTAtcactttattttattttatgttgtTTGAATCTCCACTGCAGAACTTGATTTTCGATTTCCATTGGGGGCACCAATACATGGTATACGAGCATTTCTAGCGACCAATCAACTCAAGGTGAATTTGACTATTGTTGATTGTTTTTTTGAATAGTTCATTTAACAGCCATTTATTCGTTGCACATTACAAGAACTCACTAAAAATGATTACTTTAATTGCTAGAGCTAACTAGACCAAGGTCCTCAAAATTGGTACCAAGAACCATACTCGTACATTACTAGTTCAATGCAGTCTGGTACGATATGCACCCTGTTCCAAGATAGACTTCCAACATACTTCCAACTTTTTTTTAAATCACTCCTAGCCATGGTAGAGCACGAATGGGGCAATACAGGTCAGTACTGGGCAATTTCGCCCAATTTGGACTAGTATGGGCCAGTTCAGCTcatatacagaattgaacctttgCCATTGTACTGGTGCCTTATTAGTATAGTATGGTACAGTTGATATAGGACAGTGCAGGTTGGTACAACATATCTTGAACTAGACATTCGGATAATCATTTTTAAGATGATTCTATACATTTTTCCACCaactattttatatattttttcaccATTACTTGAAATTGGTGAGCTTTACTTCATTTGTGCCTCCAGTCTTGTAAGTATCCTATCTCATCTTGCCATTGCAGTATGCTATTATGAGGCTTATGAAAAATGATTTGGTTGGTTGTAGCACATGGTTCTCCTGTTTCCATAAATGCTTGCTGAATGGCTTACATAAAGTGATTTAGTTAGCATGAGCACATGCTTTACCTGCTCACAAAACACTTGAGTTGTCATGATCCTTCTGTGCTGTTAATCCTTAACTCTTAGCTTGCAAATGTACCTGATCTCTGAGATATTAATATTCTCTAAAACTTGTTATGAAACCTGCAGAGACCCTTAAGGGAAATGAATATGGTGGCAAAGCATGTGACTTTAGTAAGAGTGGTTGTTCATGTATTTTACAAATGCAAAGACCATGAATCATCCTTTATTAATCAATGAGCTTAACCTTCCACAAATCTCAGCTCTGATAGGGCAGCGTACAACCCAGTGTGCTCCAAACATGTCTTTGTGCTTCTCTATGAATTTTTAACAACTGCCTTGTTAGGTTATAGGATGTTTCTCTTGAATCTGGAAAAATGTTCTGACTTTTCGGTGACAATATTGATCAAAACCTAAACTCTTATTGTTGGTACATAGTCATTGTTGGTTGATTCCTGGATCACCTACTGATATATTAATATGCTTTATTTGGATAAGTCCTCTTTCTGCATTTGCAAGGTATTAGCATGGCTTGACTTCACCATTTCTTTACATATTTTTACCATTTGGAGTGCCTCCCCTCGACcaaaaaccaaaaagaaaaaaggaaaacccACACCAACATGCATTCTTATGAAAATGATCACATATTTTATCTTGTTTTGATCAAAATATGTCAAGTTTCCTGTATGTATTCATTCATTCGAATGCCTATTATGGTGCTTACATTTATAATTTCTGATTCTTCAACAGCCTTATGATAAAGCAAGGAATGCTGTAGCTCTTGCCTTAAGCCCAGTTGTTCGGGCACTTGTGGATCCAGATGGTGCAATGCAGGACATACGGAACTTAGATAATGTATGCATATATTTCCCATCATTCTCATTTAGTTAGTTCTATGATTGTTAAATGTCTGCAGTGGTGAAATGCTGGAGCAAACACGTTAGGTTACTAGAGACTGAAGTAACCTATGGTAAAGAACTGAAGATTAAGAATGGTGTTGTCTTTGGATGGAGTCCATATAAATCTGCTTGTTGCTTAACTTTTCTTAGCACTctcatgctctctctctctctctgtatttTAAAAGctgttttctttaattttttgtatgattttttttttttatatacacttttttttatgcatttaaatgTTTgtctataatatttaaaattcaatcaaacATCTAAATACATTTCTCTTTCCAGATTAGCTTCACTGATTGGTTCTTGTCCAAAGGCGGAACCCGCATGAGCATCCAAAGGATGTGGGATCCTGTTGCTTATGCCCTCGGATTTATTGACTGTGATAATATCAGCGCGCGTTGTATGCTCaccatattttctctatttgCCACTAAGACGGAGGCTTCTCTTTTGCGTATGCTGAAGGGTTCTCCTGATGTTTACTTAAGTGGTCCTATCAGAAAGTACATTGAAGACAAAGGTGGACGGTATGATGCTGAAAATATAATGCATGCCATCTTGGTTTAAATAGAAATACGGTTTGTCACTTCCTTTTTATTGTTCTCGTATTCTTGCTTATACCTTTATAAaatttttcctttaggtttcacTTAAGATGGGGCTGCAGAGAGATACTTTATGAGAAATCCCAGGATGGAGGCACATATGTCACGGGAATTGCGGTATCTAAGGTGAATCATTGCAAAGTTGTTTTCCCAATCTTCGGAATTTCTGTCTTTTAATTTTAAGCTTATCAATTATCACATACAGGTTTCTTGTTGTATAAGATTTTCCTAATTTTCCTAATGTTGTGGTATGTGAGTCTATCCCTATTCAATAGTCTATGTCAACTGAGATCACTAGTATGGATACAGTGAAACCTTTTTAGTGACTGTGCGCCTCTCTCGATATCAATTATCTTCACAATGTCGTCCATATACAAATTACAACTGCAACTATTGTTGATAATAGATGTAATGTTTTTAACTCATCAGTAATGGACAGTAAATTTTTCTATTGTCACAATTACCTGTTCATTTTAAATTCCAGACTTCTTTGTTTTTTTGCCTCCTTCGagcagtctctctctctctactgaGAACACTTTGTTGCATTCATTTACATTTTACTAACTTTATCTAATTCTTAATATGTCAgtccacaaataaaaaaattgtgaAAGCTGATGCTTATGTTGCAGGTTTGTAATTATTGATCTATCATTTCCTACATATTTCTATTTTGTCTCACAAACCTAAATTGATGAGCATGTATATGAAATTTAAACGGCAGCATGTGACGTCCCTGGAATTAAGAGACTGATACCATCTCTGTGGAGGGAATGGGATCTATTTGACGATTTGTATAAACTAGTTGGAGTTCCAGTTGTCACTGTTCAACTTAGGTACAATGGCTGGGTTACAGAGCTACAAGATCTGGAGAGATCAAGGTAATGCACTTGTTGTATGTTCTCTTTGTAACTGTTGTATGAAACTGTTCTcgcttttttgatatttttaatatgaCCACATGCAAGTTAAGACTTGTCAGTAACGGGTAAATTAGATGCATTATTATGTCCTTTTAGGACCTGATTTTGCGGTACGTTGTAGTAAATTTCCATTTGGGATTTATCTTGCTGCAACTGCAGGCAACTGAAACGAGCTGCAGGATTGGATAATCTTCTTTATACCCCAGATGCAGACTTTTCCTGTTTTGCAGACCTTGCATTCACATCACCAGAAGATTATTACATAGGAGGGCAGGGCTCCCTAATTCAGTAAGGCTAGTTACTGTTATTTTCTTGTGCAAATAGGATGTAAGAATACAATCTTTGCTTAAACACATATCTTTTCATATTCAGGATATGAAGCctgattttttccctttttttataaaaattgtcTTTATAGAAGCTAGGTTTTACCATTGGCTATGAGTATCCAATATATCTGATATTATTCTAGCATTTATCATGGATATTGGTATTTAAATTCCAAATAGCAGAAGacaattaatatttatatgatatcaaGTTGCTTGGCTATCCACATATAAGTCATTAAATGTCAAATCAAACATTATATGAGGCCAACTAACTAGAGTTGGACTCAAGTTTTAGTCAAAACAAATTGATGTTATTAATTCTTAGAATTACAATTTGCACTTGCATAAAAATGCTGGGAAATAGGTAGTCTACACGCATTAATGAGCACCAGCAAT
Protein-coding regions in this window:
- the LOC105054948 gene encoding zeta-carotene desaturase, chloroplastic/chromoplastic isoform X1 is translated as MASASCPSTGIPATYFGATKRELLRCSSKRWRKQAVRWNLPLLRPMTVRASLDAKVSDMGVKAPKGLFPPEPEHYRGPKLKIAIIGAGLAGMSTAVELLDQGHEVEIYESRTFIGGKVGSFVDKRGNHIEMGLHVFFGCYSNLFRLMKKVGADENLLVKDHTHMFVNKGGEIGELDFRFPLGAPIHGIRAFLATNQLKPYDKARNAVALALSPVVRALVDPDGAMQDIRNLDNISFTDWFLSKGGTRMSIQRMWDPVAYALGFIDCDNISARCMLTIFSLFATKTEASLLRMLKGSPDVYLSGPIRKYIEDKGGRFHLRWGCREILYEKSQDGGTYVTGIAVSKSTNKKIVKADAYVAACDVPGIKRLIPSLWREWDLFDDLYKLVGVPVVTVQLRYNGWVTELQDLERSRQLKRAAGLDNLLYTPDADFSCFADLAFTSPEDYYIGGQGSLIQAVLTPGDPYMPLPNDAIISRVQKQVLELFPSSQGLEVLWSSVVKIGQSLYREAPGNDPFRPDQKTPVENFFLAGSYTKQLLLGISREISTSEDACIPLSEKHQKFVVFFCVGLYRQYGRGNSFWQTSSRLYLQCRRAPVSTPEEACIQ
- the LOC105054948 gene encoding zeta-carotene desaturase, chloroplastic/chromoplastic isoform X4 gives rise to the protein MASASCPSTGIPATYFGATKRELLRCSSKRWRKQAVRWNLPLLRPMTVRASLDAKVSDMGVKAPKGLFPPEPEHYRGPKLKIAIIGAGLAGMSTAVELLDQGHEVEIYESRTFIGGKVGSFVDKRGNHIEMGLHVFFGCYSNLFRLMKKVGADENLLVKDHTHMFVNKGGEIGELDFRFPLGAPIHGIRAFLATNQLKPYDKARNAVALALSPVVRALVDPDGAMQDIRNLDNISFTDWFLSKGGTRMSIQRMWDPVAYALGFIDCDNISARCMLTIFSLFATKTEASLLRMLKGSPDVYLSGPIRKYIEDKGGRFHLRWGCREILYEKSQDGGTYVTGIAVSKSTNKKIVKADAYVAACDVPGIKRLIPSLWREWDLFDDLYKLVGVPVVTVQLRYNGWVTELQDLERSRQLKRAAGLDNLLYTPDADFSCFADLAFTSPEDYYIGGQGSLIQAVLTPGDPYMPLPNDAIISRVQKQMSERA
- the LOC105054948 gene encoding zeta-carotene desaturase, chloroplastic/chromoplastic isoform X3, with amino-acid sequence MASASCPSTGIPATYFGATKRELLRCSSKRWRKQAVRWNLPLLRPMTVRASLDAKVSDMGVKAPKGLFPPEPEHYRGPKLKIAIIGAGLAGMSTAVELLDQGHEVEIYESRTFIGGKVGSFVDKRGNHIEMGLHVFFGCYSNLFRLMKKVGADENLLVKDHTHMFVNKGGEIGELDFRFPLGAPIHGIRAFLATNQLKPYDKARNAVALALSPVVRALVDPDGAMQDIRNLDNISFTDWFLSKGGTRMSIQRMWDPVAYALGFIDCDNISARCMLTIFSLFATKTEASLLRMLKGSPDVYLSGPIRKYIEDKGGRFHLRWGCREILYEKSQDGGTYVTGIAVSKSTNKKIVKADAYVAACDVPGIKRLIPSLWREWDLFDDLYKLVGVPVVTVQLRYNGWVTELQDLERSRQLKRAAGLDNLLYTPDADFSCFADLAFTSPEDYYIGGQGSLIQAVLTPGDPYMPLPNDAIISRVQKQVLELFPSSQGLEVLWSSVVKIGQSLYREAPGNDPFRPDQKTPVENFFLAGSYTKQPRARLRLNVFDRWLHGGLF